The proteins below are encoded in one region of Thunnus maccoyii chromosome 24, fThuMac1.1, whole genome shotgun sequence:
- the LOC121892097 gene encoding protein FAM171B isoform X2 yields MPAAERHLPPPLLLFLPSLLLIISCLDHGAVRAAEEEGGGLPPSSPGDNGPTAAVGDQSATDPTAPGRFLGPSALSAEPQFALKVLVRDLVTRQPLRGALVGVYVNHTLRSSAQTGERGEVLLSVAYSPGISLTLVGNMEGYVPSPLPWSTTKRPIFSAVTLLLLPHSQGNIWLFEDSVLITRKLPDSSSQPKVKFPKNLLTVSDKSNISSVTAYLTVPQHHLAKDCVNCTPGVIINKSVFRSIELKAVAAVSVLLYSGGEELQVRGPIQISMPLGHNTNFRASDTVPAWAFNLKTGAWENQGLGIVKAVGGELVWTYTASHLGYWVAAPVPSSNDYLGHGSSLDFISYHTYLLIGILGGTLAIVIGFLSVLLCHCGGSHREPRRRRARFSKLTVVKKDQTTSTHMEEGLLFHSGDNSLASCSVQCEPSSTPRHKANYNIYVEDPGSRPAASLYENITLDRIKGPQQHSHYINSEEVARIREKSEQNRANINSDNFFQDKLVHIYNQPVAIIQAPELFSAQEQQLSGCKSATFPRNGVEYDAHTEPASKDSYTQTLPKVPHHHSQGRSSPQQSNQDEPQPLETPPQGQGPNAAVWGCYSNLLESSVSVPGTLNEAAGMQAFSSVHGVPSELQGISERTLLELTRGKSSSSHPRAWFVSLDGKPAAQVRHSIIELQSRHRPPSSNDTSLDSGVDMNEPLQNIREAERDRPSIRASSLPHHSRGGRYGEEQDLSSSESGTTATCTPEDPSLRNILDGSSGAIPNIPEERDGMDTSSAQEDSESRGTPPPRRLRKVREKGKTEKRSAKHVREGRPLTKRS; encoded by the exons ATGCCCGCTGCTGAACGCCAcctgccgccgccgctgctgctctTTCTGCCGTCGTTGCTTTTGATTATTTCCTGCCTGGATCATGGGGCGGTGAGAGCAGCGGAGGAGGAGGGCGGCGGCTTGCCCCCCTCCTCGCCCGGGGACAATGGCCCCACCGCCGCGGTCGGAGACCAGTCAGCCACCGACCCGACCGCCCCGGGGCGATTTCTCGGCCCCTCCGCCTTgtcagcag AGCCCCAGTTTGCCCTGAAGGTCCTGGTGAGGGACCTGGTGACTCGACAGCCACTGCGGGGGGCTTTGGTGGGTGTTTATGTGAACCACACACTGAGGAGCTCAGCCCAAACAGGGGAGAGAGGTGAGGTTCTTCTCTCGGTAGCGTACAGTCCAGGAATCAGTCTGACCCTGGTGGGCAACATGGAAGGCTACGTCCCCAGCCCCCTGCCCTGGAGCACCACCAAGAGACCAA ttttctctgctgtgacgctgctgctgcttcctcacAGCCAAGGGAACATCTGGCTGTTTGAAGACTCAGTCCTCATCACCAGGAAGTTACCAG ACAGCTCCTCTCAGCCAAAGGTTAAGTTCCCCAAGAACCTCCTCACAGTCTCTGATAAGAGCAACATTTCCTCAGTGACAGCTTACCTGACTGTACCACAGCACCACCTAGCGAAGGACTGTGTCAACTGCACTCCAGGCGTCATCATCAACAAATCAG TGTTCAGAAGCATCGAGCTGAAGGCGGTGGCAGCCGTCAGCGTGCTGCTGTACTCTGGTGGTGAGGAGCTCCAGGTTCGAGGACCCATCCAAATCAGCATGCCCCTGGGACACAACACCAACTTTCGTGCCTCTGATACTGTGCCAGCCTGGGCTTTCAACTTAAAGACCG GTGCCTGGGAGAATCAAGGTCTGGGCATAGTGAAAGCAGTTGGTGGTGAGCTAGTCTGGACCTACACCGCGTCCCATCTCGGCTACTGGGTTGCTGCCCCTGTGCCCTCATCAAATG ATTACCTGGGACATGGAAGCTCTCTGGATTTCATATCGTACCACACCTACCTGTTGATAGGAATACTGGGAGGAACACTGGCTATAGTGATTGGATTTCTTTCTGTGTTGCTGTGTCACTGCGG AGGTTCTCATCGAGAGccaaggaggaggagagcacgTTTTTCCAAACTGACGGTGGTGAAAAAAGACCAAACCACTTCCACCCACATGGAAGAAGGTTTGCTGTTCCATTCTGGCGACAACAGCCTCGCCTCCTGCAGTGTCCAGTGTGAACCCTCATCCACGCCGAGGCACAAAGCCAACTATAACATCTACGTGGAGGACCCAGGTAGTCGCCCCGCGGCTTCTCTTTATGAGAATATCACTCTGGATCGGATCAAAGGTCCCCAGCAGCATTCTCACTACATCAACAGTGAAGAGGTGGCTCGGATTCGGGAGAAGTCAGAACAGAACCGGGCCAACATCAACTCTGACAACTTCTTTCAAGATAAGCTGGTTCATATCTACAACCAGCCAGTGGCCATTATTCAGGCCCCGGAGCTTTTCAGTGCTCAGGAGCAGCAACTGTCAGGCTGCAAATCTGCTACTTTCCCCCGCAATGGAGTTGAGTATGACGCTCACACAGAGCCTGCGAGTAAAGACAGCTACACCCAGACACTACCCAAAGTCCCTCACCACCACTCCCAAGGTAGAAGCAGCCCTCAGCAGAGCAACCAAGATGAGCCCCAGCCTCTGGAGACTCCTCCCCAAGGCCAAGGCCCTAACGCTGCTGTGTGGGGATGCTACAGTAACCTCCTTGaatcctctgtctctgtgcctGGGACTCTCAATGAGGCAGCTGGTATGCAGGCCTTCAGCAGTGTGCATGGCGTGCCCAGCGAGCTGCAGGGGATCTCAGAGCGTACCTTGCTAGAGCTGACCCGGGGCAAGTCCTCGTCATCTCACCCCAGGGCCTGGTTTGTCTCTTTAGATGGGAAGCCTGCTGCCCAGGTTCGTCACTCCATCATTGAACTGCAGAGCCGCCACCGCCCGCCTAGCAGCAACGACACCAGCCTGGACTCAGGGGTGGACATGAACGAGCCTCTGCAGAACATCCGCGAGGCAGAGCGCGACAGGCCTTCCATCAGGGCCTCTTCCCTGCCGCACCACAGCAGAGGGGGGCGGTACGGTGAAGAACAGGACCTGAGCAGTAGCGAGAGTGGCACCACTGCCACCTGTACGCCAGAGGACCCTTCCCTGAGGAACATTTTAGATGGGAGCAGTGGGGCTATTCCCAATATTCCTGAGGAGCGAGACGGGATGGATACATCAAGCGCTCAGGAGGACAGCGAGTCCAGAGGGACGCCACCTCCAAGGCGCCTAAGGAAGGTGAGGGAGAAGGGGAAAACGGAAAAGAGGAGTGCTAAGCACGTCCGCGAGGGGAGACCTCTGACCAAGCGAAGTTAG
- the LOC121892097 gene encoding protein FAM171B isoform X1 produces the protein MPAAERHLPPPLLLFLPSLLLIISCLDHGAVRAAEEEGGGLPPSSPGDNGPTAAVGDQSATDPTAPGRFLGPSALSAEPQFALKVLVRDLVTRQPLRGALVGVYVNHTLRSSAQTGERGEVLLSVAYSPGISLTLVGNMEGYVPSPLPWSTTKRPIFSAVTLLLLPHSQGNIWLFEDSVLITRKLPDSSSQPKVKFPKNLLTVSDKSNISSVTAYLTVPQHHLAKDCVNCTPGVIINKSVFRSIELKAVAAVSVLLYSGGEELQVRGPIQISMPLGHNTNFRASDTVPAWAFNLKTGAWENQGLGIVKAVGGELVWTYTASHLGYWVAAPVPSSNGKHMLHVPILRHLYTVCSINKYCMPIYTFNHLDYLGHGSSLDFISYHTYLLIGILGGTLAIVIGFLSVLLCHCGGSHREPRRRRARFSKLTVVKKDQTTSTHMEEGLLFHSGDNSLASCSVQCEPSSTPRHKANYNIYVEDPGSRPAASLYENITLDRIKGPQQHSHYINSEEVARIREKSEQNRANINSDNFFQDKLVHIYNQPVAIIQAPELFSAQEQQLSGCKSATFPRNGVEYDAHTEPASKDSYTQTLPKVPHHHSQGRSSPQQSNQDEPQPLETPPQGQGPNAAVWGCYSNLLESSVSVPGTLNEAAGMQAFSSVHGVPSELQGISERTLLELTRGKSSSSHPRAWFVSLDGKPAAQVRHSIIELQSRHRPPSSNDTSLDSGVDMNEPLQNIREAERDRPSIRASSLPHHSRGGRYGEEQDLSSSESGTTATCTPEDPSLRNILDGSSGAIPNIPEERDGMDTSSAQEDSESRGTPPPRRLRKVREKGKTEKRSAKHVREGRPLTKRS, from the exons ATGCCCGCTGCTGAACGCCAcctgccgccgccgctgctgctctTTCTGCCGTCGTTGCTTTTGATTATTTCCTGCCTGGATCATGGGGCGGTGAGAGCAGCGGAGGAGGAGGGCGGCGGCTTGCCCCCCTCCTCGCCCGGGGACAATGGCCCCACCGCCGCGGTCGGAGACCAGTCAGCCACCGACCCGACCGCCCCGGGGCGATTTCTCGGCCCCTCCGCCTTgtcagcag AGCCCCAGTTTGCCCTGAAGGTCCTGGTGAGGGACCTGGTGACTCGACAGCCACTGCGGGGGGCTTTGGTGGGTGTTTATGTGAACCACACACTGAGGAGCTCAGCCCAAACAGGGGAGAGAGGTGAGGTTCTTCTCTCGGTAGCGTACAGTCCAGGAATCAGTCTGACCCTGGTGGGCAACATGGAAGGCTACGTCCCCAGCCCCCTGCCCTGGAGCACCACCAAGAGACCAA ttttctctgctgtgacgctgctgctgcttcctcacAGCCAAGGGAACATCTGGCTGTTTGAAGACTCAGTCCTCATCACCAGGAAGTTACCAG ACAGCTCCTCTCAGCCAAAGGTTAAGTTCCCCAAGAACCTCCTCACAGTCTCTGATAAGAGCAACATTTCCTCAGTGACAGCTTACCTGACTGTACCACAGCACCACCTAGCGAAGGACTGTGTCAACTGCACTCCAGGCGTCATCATCAACAAATCAG TGTTCAGAAGCATCGAGCTGAAGGCGGTGGCAGCCGTCAGCGTGCTGCTGTACTCTGGTGGTGAGGAGCTCCAGGTTCGAGGACCCATCCAAATCAGCATGCCCCTGGGACACAACACCAACTTTCGTGCCTCTGATACTGTGCCAGCCTGGGCTTTCAACTTAAAGACCG GTGCCTGGGAGAATCAAGGTCTGGGCATAGTGAAAGCAGTTGGTGGTGAGCTAGTCTGGACCTACACCGCGTCCCATCTCGGCTACTGGGTTGCTGCCCCTGTGCCCTCATCAAATGGTAAACACATGCTTCATGTACCTATATTACGTCATTTATACACAGTTTGTAGtattaataaatattgtatgCCTATCTATACATTTAACCATTTAGATTACCTGGGACATGGAAGCTCTCTGGATTTCATATCGTACCACACCTACCTGTTGATAGGAATACTGGGAGGAACACTGGCTATAGTGATTGGATTTCTTTCTGTGTTGCTGTGTCACTGCGG AGGTTCTCATCGAGAGccaaggaggaggagagcacgTTTTTCCAAACTGACGGTGGTGAAAAAAGACCAAACCACTTCCACCCACATGGAAGAAGGTTTGCTGTTCCATTCTGGCGACAACAGCCTCGCCTCCTGCAGTGTCCAGTGTGAACCCTCATCCACGCCGAGGCACAAAGCCAACTATAACATCTACGTGGAGGACCCAGGTAGTCGCCCCGCGGCTTCTCTTTATGAGAATATCACTCTGGATCGGATCAAAGGTCCCCAGCAGCATTCTCACTACATCAACAGTGAAGAGGTGGCTCGGATTCGGGAGAAGTCAGAACAGAACCGGGCCAACATCAACTCTGACAACTTCTTTCAAGATAAGCTGGTTCATATCTACAACCAGCCAGTGGCCATTATTCAGGCCCCGGAGCTTTTCAGTGCTCAGGAGCAGCAACTGTCAGGCTGCAAATCTGCTACTTTCCCCCGCAATGGAGTTGAGTATGACGCTCACACAGAGCCTGCGAGTAAAGACAGCTACACCCAGACACTACCCAAAGTCCCTCACCACCACTCCCAAGGTAGAAGCAGCCCTCAGCAGAGCAACCAAGATGAGCCCCAGCCTCTGGAGACTCCTCCCCAAGGCCAAGGCCCTAACGCTGCTGTGTGGGGATGCTACAGTAACCTCCTTGaatcctctgtctctgtgcctGGGACTCTCAATGAGGCAGCTGGTATGCAGGCCTTCAGCAGTGTGCATGGCGTGCCCAGCGAGCTGCAGGGGATCTCAGAGCGTACCTTGCTAGAGCTGACCCGGGGCAAGTCCTCGTCATCTCACCCCAGGGCCTGGTTTGTCTCTTTAGATGGGAAGCCTGCTGCCCAGGTTCGTCACTCCATCATTGAACTGCAGAGCCGCCACCGCCCGCCTAGCAGCAACGACACCAGCCTGGACTCAGGGGTGGACATGAACGAGCCTCTGCAGAACATCCGCGAGGCAGAGCGCGACAGGCCTTCCATCAGGGCCTCTTCCCTGCCGCACCACAGCAGAGGGGGGCGGTACGGTGAAGAACAGGACCTGAGCAGTAGCGAGAGTGGCACCACTGCCACCTGTACGCCAGAGGACCCTTCCCTGAGGAACATTTTAGATGGGAGCAGTGGGGCTATTCCCAATATTCCTGAGGAGCGAGACGGGATGGATACATCAAGCGCTCAGGAGGACAGCGAGTCCAGAGGGACGCCACCTCCAAGGCGCCTAAGGAAGGTGAGGGAGAAGGGGAAAACGGAAAAGAGGAGTGCTAAGCACGTCCGCGAGGGGAGACCTCTGACCAAGCGAAGTTAG